A genomic stretch from Sphingobacterium sp. ML3W includes:
- a CDS encoding nuclear transport factor 2 family protein has protein sequence MNSLVKTFAAAALIAVSTFAMAAEGPGSKSTKANVNLSTGDFALEHYVAVTTEGESAGVEQLFAEDFSQKVQSSSNRGTHSREEVVKYLKKQKGEKLNCTVTSDIIEESADFMVAKVTLTFEEFTKTDLVTLVREGNSWKVSKSINSYK, from the coding sequence ATGAACTCATTAGTAAAAACATTCGCAGCAGCAGCCCTGATCGCAGTATCCACTTTTGCTATGGCAGCTGAAGGACCAGGTTCAAAATCAACAAAAGCAAACGTTAACCTTTCAACTGGAGACTTCGCCCTAGAACACTATGTTGCGGTCACTACCGAAGGAGAGTCGGCAGGAGTAGAGCAATTATTTGCAGAAGATTTCAGCCAAAAGGTTCAATCTTCTTCCAATAGGGGAACACATAGCCGTGAAGAAGTCGTTAAATACTTGAAAAAACAAAAAGGTGAGAAGCTAAACTGTACAGTAACTAGCGATATCATCGAAGAATCAGCGGATTTTATGGTAGCCAAGGTCACTTTAACTTTTGAAGAATTCACGAAGACTGATCTTGTGACTTTGGTACGTGAAGGTAATAGTTGGAAAGTGTCCAAATCTATCAATTCTTATAAATAA
- a CDS encoding STM3941 family protein, producing MNKLDNTIKLYSNKKKTALILLGSLLFVMGGIFFVMHPESFDREPILTRALGIICILFFGFAAIVSIRYLLANHLLLEITDQGLDIGDKYKTFILWQDITGFKEISIYSNPIIIILIKNSDAVIQQESNKIKKKMMQFNMSYGSPYSVSNGNMNISHKELLKLLNENLIKYKDNNTVS from the coding sequence ATGAATAAACTGGATAATACAATTAAGCTTTATAGCAACAAAAAGAAAACAGCATTAATTTTACTCGGATCGCTATTGTTTGTTATGGGCGGCATTTTCTTTGTCATGCATCCTGAGAGTTTTGATAGGGAGCCTATATTAACGAGAGCACTCGGCATAATATGTATATTATTTTTTGGTTTCGCAGCGATTGTGTCCATCCGGTATCTGCTCGCAAACCATCTCTTGCTTGAGATTACAGATCAGGGACTGGATATCGGTGATAAATACAAAACATTTATCTTATGGCAAGATATTACTGGGTTTAAAGAAATTTCGATCTATTCAAACCCAATTATTATTATACTGATAAAAAATAGTGATGCAGTAATACAACAGGAGTCTAATAAGATTAAAAAGAAAATGATGCAGTTTAATATGAGTTATGGTTCACCTTATAGCGTTAGCAATGGCAATATGAATATAAGCCATAAAGAGCTTTTGAAACTTTTAAATGAAAATCTAATAAAATACAAGGACAACAATACTGTTTCCTGA
- a CDS encoding nuclear transport factor 2 family protein: MKRLVKTLTAVALLAVSTCVMAAVGPGSKSEKVAVNLSTADFALEHYVAVTTKGESAGVEQLFAEDFSQKIQASNISTYGRNAVIKSLKKQKGEILNCKVNIKIVEKSADYMIAKIALKFDNFSMTDLVTLVREGNDWKVSKSINSYK, from the coding sequence ATGAAAAGATTAGTAAAAACATTAACAGCAGTAGCCTTACTGGCTGTATCCACATGCGTAATGGCAGCTGTGGGACCGGGCTCTAAATCAGAAAAAGTAGCCGTTAACCTTTCTACGGCAGACTTCGCCCTGGAGCATTATGTTGCGGTAACGACAAAGGGAGAATCAGCGGGTGTGGAGCAGTTGTTTGCCGAAGATTTCAGCCAAAAGATCCAGGCTTCCAATATATCGACCTACGGACGCAATGCTGTGATCAAATCTTTGAAAAAACAAAAGGGAGAAATCCTGAACTGTAAAGTGAATATCAAGATCGTCGAAAAATCGGCAGATTATATGATTGCAAAAATAGCACTAAAATTTGACAACTTCAGCATGACTGATCTTGTGACTTTGGTACGTGAAGGTAATGACTGGAAAGTGTCGAAATCGATCAATTCGTATAAATAA
- a CDS encoding GLPGLI family protein encodes MNKYFLFFLLSLATTVSHGQKLKAVYQYLPSPMATFREEVYFQDGIKTSVRDSLAQPKPQSTENDNDEEVSGSMSVTLDMGKVYRNIVIQKNNAPQLVETRSLKGSNYLVSDEFPTLVWNTNYTDVDTLGKHICHKATATYRGTTLVAYYTNDIPVPAGPYKFGGLPGLIVMLYNEGANPHYWLLKEIEYPYTGDVPVNEKYINGLPKLSLESYIKKDDLENEEQMRIMMSKMPMMDGVNVEHKKIRGSVEQVYEWEKN; translated from the coding sequence ATGAACAAATACTTTTTATTCTTTCTATTGTCACTGGCCACAACGGTTTCTCATGGCCAAAAGCTAAAGGCGGTGTACCAATACCTGCCATCGCCCATGGCTACTTTTCGGGAAGAGGTTTATTTTCAGGACGGGATAAAAACCTCCGTTCGCGATTCGCTGGCCCAACCCAAGCCGCAATCCACTGAAAATGACAACGATGAAGAGGTAAGCGGTAGCATGTCGGTGACGCTAGATATGGGCAAAGTCTACCGAAACATCGTTATCCAAAAAAACAATGCGCCCCAACTGGTCGAAACCCGCTCGCTCAAAGGCAGCAACTACCTCGTTAGCGACGAGTTTCCGACCTTGGTCTGGAATACTAACTACACCGATGTAGATACGCTGGGCAAACACATATGTCACAAGGCTACCGCCACTTACCGGGGTACTACCCTAGTGGCCTACTATACCAACGATATTCCGGTACCCGCCGGGCCATACAAATTTGGTGGCCTGCCCGGTCTTATCGTCATGTTATACAACGAAGGGGCCAACCCGCACTATTGGCTGCTTAAGGAAATTGAATATCCTTACACAGGCGATGTACCCGTTAACGAAAAATACATAAATGGGCTGCCCAAACTCAGCCTGGAGAGCTACATAAAAAAAGATGATCTCGAAAACGAAGAGCAGATGCGCATAATGATGAGCAAAATGCCGATGATGGATGGTGTAAACGTAGAACATAAAAAAATTCGTGGCAGTGTAGAGCAAGTATATGAGTGGGAAAAAAATTAA
- a CDS encoding dihydrofolate reductase family protein, with protein sequence MRKISVLNWVSIDGFIAGIHGETDWFPWDSEIEDFYEQRQNKADTIIYGRETYEVMSQYWSDETLTASDRPSFINFMNNTAKIVFSKSLAKADWNNTKIVREVNKHDIDQLKGGLDGDILGDILIYGSGTIVSQLAKLGLIDEYALMLYPIVLGSGRPLFPNISDRIKLDLISTRCYSCGSILHIYRPYNTITIKNSC encoded by the coding sequence ATGAGAAAAATCAGTGTTTTAAACTGGGTATCGATTGATGGTTTTATCGCAGGTATTCATGGGGAAACAGATTGGTTTCCCTGGGATAGCGAAATCGAGGATTTTTATGAACAGCGGCAGAATAAAGCCGATACCATTATTTATGGCAGGGAGACCTATGAAGTAATGTCTCAATACTGGTCCGATGAGACTCTGACAGCATCGGATCGGCCATCGTTTATTAACTTCATGAACAATACAGCAAAGATTGTTTTTTCAAAATCGCTTGCCAAGGCTGACTGGAACAATACAAAAATTGTTAGGGAGGTCAATAAACACGATATCGATCAATTGAAGGGTGGTTTGGATGGTGATATTCTTGGTGATATTCTTATTTACGGAAGTGGTACTATTGTCTCTCAACTCGCAAAGCTAGGTTTAATAGATGAATATGCATTAATGCTATATCCGATTGTTTTGGGATCGGGAAGGCCATTATTCCCCAATATATCAGATCGGATCAAACTTGATTTAATCAGTACGAGGTGCTATTCGTGTGGCAGTATTTTGCATATTTACCGTCCTTATAATACTATTACAATCAAAAATTCTTGTTAA
- a CDS encoding rubredoxin encodes MKGQFIKVNLSGGAISPGELVNLLIPLEEMGITEVKFGSRQQLYFRVNDTQLEELEYILINQEFAYEIGQDIYPNIVSSYVADGLFNQGAWIREGVYKDVLDSFEFNPQLKVNVVDCTQSLVPYYTGNLNFITSEFSNYWYLQLRFPKSNLFYTWSTLVNTDDIARLTLFLEPMMIGSLVATSREAQQLGQKLEASAIASGKFLFQPTEQPFMEPAFKLPYYEGFNTYQDRLWLGVYRRSETFSTAFLRDICNLCLRHRIGQLYTTPWKSIVIKDIQPTTRPDWDIMLDRHRINLRHALNELNWMTEDFDPIALALKQELVHHMNWLDIRTYKLCFGIKMQPKSGIWGSVILRFIDSKGDKSWFQVQHTQDFNPNSRDFVTYQTRVERAELISVILALCEEFYQLRGRAVVQELHHISTQATTEKSDLIRVTYQCPACQTIYDPIWGDSTQDVAAGTLFENLPATYCCSICENEKSTFRKLIK; translated from the coding sequence ATGAAAGGACAGTTTATCAAGGTTAACCTCTCAGGAGGTGCAATCTCTCCAGGAGAACTCGTCAACTTATTGATTCCTTTGGAAGAGATGGGTATTACGGAAGTCAAATTTGGCAGTAGACAGCAACTATATTTTAGGGTAAACGATACGCAACTTGAAGAATTAGAATATATACTGATCAATCAGGAGTTTGCTTACGAAATTGGTCAGGATATATATCCAAACATTGTGAGTTCATATGTAGCCGATGGGCTTTTTAATCAGGGAGCATGGATACGTGAAGGCGTATATAAAGATGTTTTGGACAGTTTCGAATTCAATCCCCAGTTGAAAGTGAATGTTGTGGACTGCACTCAATCCTTGGTACCTTATTATACTGGAAATCTAAATTTCATCACTTCGGAATTTAGTAATTATTGGTACCTGCAGCTCCGATTTCCCAAAAGCAACTTATTTTACACCTGGTCCACTCTTGTAAACACAGACGATATTGCGAGACTAACTCTGTTTTTGGAGCCAATGATGATCGGTTCGCTGGTTGCAACATCACGCGAAGCACAACAGTTGGGACAAAAGTTAGAAGCGTCAGCTATTGCCTCAGGAAAATTTCTTTTCCAGCCGACAGAACAGCCATTTATGGAACCCGCTTTTAAGCTCCCCTATTATGAGGGATTTAACACCTACCAAGATAGACTATGGCTGGGTGTATACCGGCGTTCCGAAACCTTTTCGACCGCTTTTTTACGCGACATATGTAATCTCTGTCTGCGACACAGGATCGGCCAATTATACACTACGCCTTGGAAATCAATTGTTATTAAAGATATTCAACCTACAACAAGACCTGATTGGGATATTATGCTAGATCGACATCGAATCAACCTGCGGCATGCCCTAAACGAACTCAATTGGATGACGGAAGATTTTGATCCCATTGCATTGGCGCTTAAGCAGGAATTGGTGCACCATATGAACTGGTTGGATATCCGCACGTACAAACTTTGTTTTGGTATTAAAATGCAACCAAAGAGTGGGATCTGGGGATCTGTAATTTTGCGTTTCATCGACTCTAAAGGAGATAAATCTTGGTTTCAGGTGCAACACACGCAAGATTTTAACCCTAATTCAAGAGACTTTGTCACTTATCAAACACGCGTGGAACGAGCAGAACTTATAAGTGTGATTTTGGCACTGTGTGAAGAATTTTATCAACTTCGAGGTAGAGCAGTGGTCCAAGAACTACATCATATTTCTACGCAGGCTACAACAGAAAAATCCGATCTGATCAGGGTCACTTATCAATGTCCAGCATGTCAGACAATATATGATCCCATCTGGGGAGATAGTACACAGGATGTCGCCGCAGGAACACTATTTGAAAATCTGCCTGCGACATATTGTTGTAGCATTTGTGAAAATGAAAAGTCAACTTTTAGGAAACTGATCAAATAA
- a CDS encoding nitrate reductase has product MNKESNNLYKSTCCYCGVGCGVKISVEKNKMISVIGDNEHPVNQGKLCSKGMNLQYTVNDRSDRLLYPQMRHHRSSPLQRVSWDEALDRAAAVLRTLIAKYGPDSVAFYASGQCLTEEYYILNKLVKGFIGTNNIDTNSRLCMSSAVAAYKKALGEDSVPICYDDIEIADCFLVAGANPAWCHPILWRRVEAHKAKNPATKIIVIDPRVTDTCALADLHLQINPGTDITLNYALGRLLIEQGDIDLDFINNHTEGYEIYKKRVFERTLLESAAICGVPVEDIERAASYIGESKSLLSMWTMGLNQSVVGVNKNLSLIDLSLITGKIGKPGSGPFSLTGQPNAMGGREVGGLANLLPAHRDMDNKTHRDEIQQFWSGTTLSNKPGLTATEMFEALADGRLKAIWILCTNPLTSLPNIRLVEKALQMAKFVVVQEISNKPQTLDFADIILPAAGWAEKEGTMTNSERRISHLHKAIDPPGEALPDTEIFSRFAQKMGFKGFSYPTPQDIYKEHAQLTAGTSIDIAGLDYKLIDNLNTVQWPFDLSKRKGTPRLFQDNKFLTLSGRAQLHSPPDQHHSELPDQNFPLILTTGRIRDQWHTMSKTGKVSKLNQHIQTAFLEIHPTDATALNLIDGQLANVYSLRGDVRVRTRVSKTIKPGVVFLPMHWGKILGSDLHRANNLTNDLVDPISKEPDFKFCAVRVEPHVKSKERIVIVGAGAHGFVRSFRELNKTDEIIIFSNEDLPFYNRVMLPHYVSGELRWEQLVKMKDEEEALLDIQHIRGVQVTAIDRINKYVRDSRGIKTYYDILILATGSRPSLPKHVPKLPGIFTMRRRTDADLLKRYLPQQAHVVIVGGGLLGLEMAASLRENETKITIIQRVSRFLNRQLDPLGSQLLHEEMIDLGCDIFYNDEVQLYCGRNKLTKIELKSGRQIKCDALILAIGTTPNIELAKDADLLCQRGVVVDNHMKTSDPAIYAIGEIAEFEGTLYGITAAAEEQAGIVAQYHQGDISSHYKGSLFMNIIKIQGFDLCSIGLTETPNEDYEEIIFIDKAKRYYKKCIIYQDRLVGAILIGDKNEFSEFKNLIANRIELSEKRLQLLRSGTAREAVVGRLVCSCCQVGEGNLQRCISDGCTDLQELCTSTGAGTGCGSCKPEVKRILENYAAEKDKEVTSYAK; this is encoded by the coding sequence ATGAATAAAGAGTCTAACAATCTATATAAAAGTACCTGCTGCTACTGTGGTGTGGGGTGTGGCGTGAAGATATCGGTCGAAAAAAATAAGATGATTTCCGTTATCGGCGATAACGAACACCCCGTCAATCAAGGTAAATTATGTAGCAAAGGCATGAATTTGCAATATACAGTCAATGATCGCTCAGACAGACTTCTCTATCCACAGATGAGGCACCACAGATCCAGTCCGTTGCAACGTGTTTCATGGGATGAAGCGTTGGATCGCGCAGCAGCGGTCTTGCGCACGTTAATTGCAAAATACGGTCCTGATTCTGTGGCGTTTTATGCTTCTGGACAATGCCTTACAGAGGAATATTACATTCTCAATAAACTAGTCAAGGGGTTTATTGGCACGAACAATATTGACACCAATTCACGTCTTTGTATGAGCAGCGCTGTGGCAGCATATAAAAAAGCGTTGGGTGAAGATAGTGTACCGATATGCTACGACGATATCGAGATTGCTGATTGCTTTTTGGTCGCAGGTGCCAATCCCGCCTGGTGCCATCCGATCCTTTGGCGACGTGTAGAGGCGCACAAAGCTAAAAATCCAGCGACCAAAATTATTGTTATCGACCCTCGTGTTACTGATACCTGCGCATTGGCTGACCTGCATTTGCAGATTAATCCGGGGACAGACATTACGCTCAATTATGCACTGGGAAGATTGCTTATAGAACAAGGAGATATAGACCTTGATTTTATAAACAATCATACCGAAGGATATGAGATTTACAAAAAACGGGTATTCGAACGTACATTATTGGAGTCCGCCGCGATATGTGGTGTCCCGGTGGAAGACATTGAACGCGCAGCCAGCTATATTGGCGAATCCAAAAGCCTTCTGAGTATGTGGACAATGGGGCTGAATCAGAGTGTAGTGGGAGTTAACAAAAACCTGAGCCTAATTGACCTCAGCTTGATTACAGGGAAAATCGGGAAACCGGGAAGTGGTCCTTTTTCACTAACTGGACAGCCCAATGCTATGGGCGGAAGAGAAGTTGGAGGGCTTGCCAATCTACTGCCCGCTCACCGTGATATGGATAATAAAACACATCGCGATGAAATCCAACAATTCTGGTCAGGGACTACTTTGAGTAACAAACCGGGGCTCACAGCTACCGAAATGTTTGAAGCCTTAGCCGACGGACGATTGAAGGCAATTTGGATTCTTTGTACCAATCCACTCACTAGCCTTCCAAACATACGGTTGGTGGAAAAAGCATTGCAAATGGCTAAATTCGTTGTAGTTCAGGAGATATCCAATAAGCCCCAGACCCTAGACTTTGCAGATATTATTCTTCCTGCAGCTGGATGGGCTGAAAAAGAAGGCACAATGACGAATTCAGAACGGAGGATCAGTCACCTGCATAAAGCTATCGACCCTCCAGGTGAAGCCCTTCCAGATACAGAAATCTTTTCAAGGTTTGCACAAAAAATGGGTTTTAAAGGTTTTTCATATCCTACACCACAGGATATCTATAAAGAACATGCCCAGTTAACGGCTGGGACAAGTATTGACATTGCTGGATTGGATTATAAACTTATTGACAATCTAAATACAGTGCAATGGCCTTTTGATCTGTCAAAGAGAAAAGGTACTCCACGACTTTTTCAGGATAACAAATTCCTTACGCTAAGTGGGCGGGCGCAATTGCATAGTCCTCCTGATCAGCATCACAGTGAACTGCCTGACCAAAATTTTCCGCTTATCCTGACAACCGGACGGATCCGTGACCAATGGCATACCATGTCGAAAACAGGCAAGGTAAGTAAGTTGAATCAACATATTCAGACTGCATTTTTGGAAATACATCCAACAGATGCTACAGCACTGAACTTGATTGACGGACAGTTGGCAAATGTTTATTCTCTACGAGGTGATGTTCGTGTCAGGACACGGGTCAGCAAGACGATTAAACCTGGAGTCGTATTTCTACCGATGCATTGGGGTAAGATATTGGGATCTGATCTCCATAGGGCTAATAATCTGACCAACGATTTAGTGGATCCTATTTCGAAGGAGCCTGACTTTAAATTTTGCGCAGTACGTGTCGAACCACATGTGAAGAGCAAGGAACGTATTGTAATTGTTGGTGCCGGAGCGCATGGTTTTGTCCGCTCCTTTCGGGAACTAAACAAAACCGATGAAATTATCATTTTCAGTAATGAGGATCTGCCTTTTTATAATCGTGTCATGCTACCACACTATGTTAGTGGCGAGCTTCGATGGGAGCAATTAGTTAAAATGAAAGACGAAGAGGAGGCTTTACTCGATATACAACATATACGGGGTGTCCAGGTTACTGCAATCGACCGAATCAACAAATATGTCCGGGATTCTCGAGGTATTAAAACATATTATGATATCTTAATTCTCGCGACAGGCAGCCGTCCCAGCCTGCCAAAGCATGTACCGAAGCTGCCTGGTATTTTTACGATGCGGCGTCGGACTGACGCAGACCTATTGAAGCGATACCTTCCTCAACAGGCACATGTCGTTATTGTAGGCGGAGGATTATTAGGACTGGAAATGGCAGCTTCACTCCGTGAAAATGAGACAAAAATTACCATCATTCAACGTGTTTCGCGTTTTTTGAATCGTCAGCTGGATCCACTTGGAAGTCAACTGCTTCATGAAGAAATGATAGACCTCGGCTGCGATATATTCTATAACGATGAAGTTCAACTATACTGTGGCCGTAATAAACTGACAAAGATCGAATTAAAGAGTGGAAGACAGATTAAATGCGACGCCCTAATCCTAGCGATAGGTACTACGCCTAATATCGAATTAGCAAAGGATGCCGACTTACTGTGCCAACGGGGTGTAGTCGTGGATAATCATATGAAAACTAGCGACCCCGCTATTTATGCTATCGGTGAGATTGCAGAATTTGAAGGGACACTTTACGGTATCACCGCTGCCGCCGAAGAGCAGGCCGGGATAGTCGCACAATATCATCAGGGGGATATCAGCAGCCACTATAAGGGAAGCCTGTTTATGAATATTATCAAAATACAAGGTTTTGACCTCTGTAGCATCGGTCTTACAGAAACGCCTAATGAGGACTATGAAGAGATTATTTTTATCGACAAGGCCAAGCGCTATTACAAAAAATGTATTATCTATCAGGACAGACTTGTAGGTGCCATTTTGATCGGTGACAAGAACGAATTTTCTGAGTTTAAAAACTTGATCGCAAACAGGATCGAATTAAGTGAAAAACGACTACAATTACTACGAAGCGGAACCGCCCGAGAAGCTGTTGTTGGGCGATTGGTATGTTCATGCTGCCAAGTTGGAGAGGGAAACCTGCAACGATGTATTAGCGATGGATGCACCGATCTTCAGGAGTTATGTACATCCACCGGAGCTGGGACAGGTTGTGGATCCTGCAAACCCGAAGTTAAGCGTATTCTAGAAAACTACGCTGCAGAAAAGGATAAGGAGGTAACATCCTATGCAAAGTAA
- a CDS encoding MFS transporter has translation MNPQEQPLQKLSILSFKGVQMRTFHITWITFFFCFFGWFGVAPLMPLVREQLGLTKSEVGNIIIASVSATIIARLFIGKMCDTLGPRISYTILLVAGSVPVLLIGLSNSYESFLLFRFFIGIIGASFVITQFHTSMMFAPNIIGTANAVTGGWGNLGGGVTNLVMPLIAAAFVGMGFVSQLDSWRIAMVVPGIILLIMAYIYYKYTQDTPQGNFKKLSGDGRINKKKNGSFLLALKDYRVWILTLAYAACFGIEITVDNVAATFFMDRFDTGIILAGALASIFGGMNLFARALGGIVSDKVGKSYGIKGKGIILGILLILEGIGISLFAASNTLLLAIITMLLFALFLKMANGCTYGIVPFINKDNIGSVSGIVGAGGNIGAMLVGFLFKSETLSYADAFQYIGIGVFLIGFTVLLVRFHPRIETVVQNVSLEV, from the coding sequence ATGAATCCACAAGAACAACCTCTCCAAAAGCTTAGTATTTTATCTTTTAAAGGCGTACAGATGCGTACTTTTCACATTACATGGATCACTTTTTTCTTCTGTTTCTTTGGCTGGTTCGGCGTCGCCCCGCTTATGCCGCTAGTTAGAGAACAGCTCGGATTGACTAAAAGTGAAGTCGGAAATATCATTATCGCTTCTGTTTCAGCAACAATTATTGCGCGATTATTTATCGGGAAGATGTGTGATACGCTAGGGCCACGGATCTCCTACACTATTCTGTTGGTTGCAGGTTCGGTTCCTGTTTTACTTATCGGATTGAGTAATAGTTATGAGTCTTTTTTGTTATTTCGTTTTTTCATCGGTATCATCGGTGCTTCTTTTGTGATTACGCAGTTCCATACTTCAATGATGTTTGCCCCCAACATTATTGGTACGGCCAATGCTGTAACTGGTGGCTGGGGCAACCTTGGCGGAGGGGTTACTAATTTGGTCATGCCACTCATTGCTGCAGCATTCGTCGGCATGGGCTTCGTTAGTCAATTGGATTCTTGGAGGATCGCAATGGTTGTTCCCGGTATTATCCTACTCATTATGGCGTACATCTATTATAAGTATACGCAAGATACGCCACAAGGCAATTTCAAAAAACTGTCCGGGGACGGGAGAATCAATAAAAAGAAGAATGGTTCATTTTTGCTCGCGTTAAAAGACTATCGTGTCTGGATCCTCACACTCGCCTATGCAGCTTGTTTCGGGATAGAGATCACGGTTGACAACGTCGCCGCTACTTTCTTTATGGATCGTTTTGATACAGGGATTATCCTGGCCGGAGCCCTAGCCAGTATCTTTGGCGGTATGAATCTATTCGCCCGTGCACTTGGCGGTATTGTAAGTGATAAAGTGGGGAAAAGTTATGGTATTAAAGGTAAGGGTATAATTCTCGGTATACTGTTGATCTTGGAAGGAATCGGCATAAGTCTGTTCGCCGCTTCCAACACATTGCTTCTTGCTATTATTACAATGTTGCTTTTTGCACTCTTCCTTAAAATGGCAAATGGCTGTACATATGGTATCGTCCCCTTCATTAATAAAGATAACATTGGCAGTGTGAGCGGAATCGTCGGTGCCGGAGGAAATATTGGAGCCATGTTAGTCGGATTTCTTTTTAAATCCGAAACGCTCAGTTATGCTGATGCCTTTCAGTATATCGGTATAGGTGTTTTTCTTATAGGTTTCACTGTCCTCCTCGTGCGTTTTCATCCTCGAATTGAAACTGTCGTTCAAAATGTGTCATTAGAAGTCTAG
- the cobA gene encoding uroporphyrinogen-III C-methyltransferase: MKKLSKTSLFIVGSGPGDPELLTIKAYKVIKSAQVILYDNLINEEILKISNKNCVKHYVGKHPYGKYVPQEEINELILHYCARYDRVVRLKGGDPYLFGRGFEEWLTVQGENIAVSYIPGISSMQGAGINNIPLTHRDTSEGVWALTGMKKDGSLSADLPLAVQSRSTVVIYMGMRKLDEIARTYVFYGKGETPAAIIQHASLPQQKQVLCKAKDLVRASKEHGLGHPAIIIIGAVVDLQHAHSLAVAHRSIV, encoded by the coding sequence ATGAAAAAATTAAGCAAAACATCGTTATTTATTGTAGGATCTGGCCCTGGCGACCCAGAATTATTAACCATAAAAGCTTATAAAGTAATAAAAAGTGCGCAGGTTATCCTTTATGACAACTTAATCAATGAAGAAATTCTTAAAATATCAAATAAAAACTGTGTAAAGCACTATGTTGGCAAACATCCTTATGGAAAATACGTTCCTCAGGAAGAAATAAACGAACTTATCCTACATTATTGTGCGCGCTACGACCGGGTGGTCCGGTTAAAAGGTGGCGATCCCTATCTTTTTGGGCGCGGTTTTGAAGAATGGCTTACCGTACAGGGGGAAAATATTGCGGTTTCTTACATTCCGGGCATCAGCAGTATGCAAGGCGCGGGCATCAATAATATTCCGCTGACCCACCGAGACACCAGTGAAGGGGTATGGGCGCTAACCGGGATGAAAAAAGATGGCAGCCTCTCTGCTGATCTTCCTTTGGCTGTCCAGAGCCGATCCACTGTCGTGATCTACATGGGGATGCGCAAACTCGACGAGATTGCACGCACCTATGTATTCTATGGAAAAGGAGAAACTCCGGCCGCAATTATACAGCATGCGAGTTTACCGCAGCAAAAACAGGTATTGTGCAAAGCCAAAGACCTCGTCAGGGCAAGTAAAGAGCATGGACTTGGCCATCCAGCCATTATCATCATCGGAGCGGTGGTCGATTTGCAGCATGCACACAGCCTCGCTGTCGCACACAGGTCTATTGTATAA